Genomic segment of Phaenicophaeus curvirostris isolate KB17595 chromosome 34, BPBGC_Pcur_1.0, whole genome shotgun sequence:
TACATCAGTGACAACTATGTCCTCTGTGACATATATAACATCAGTTACATCTGTGAGGTCTTTTACTATGGTGaattcagtgtcatctgtaatgTCGGTGACGACTATGTCatcagtgtagtctgtgacTTTTTTGACGATTGTGATGTCAGAGacatttgtgacatctgtgatgtcattGACTATTGTAATGTcactgacatcagtgacatctatgacaattgtgacatcagtgtcatttgtgatacctgtgatgtctgtgacaaCTTCTACATCAGTTacatctgaggcgtctgtgatgtctctgactattgtgacattagagacatctgtgatgtctgctactattctgacatcagtgacatgTGACATCTGGCACTGTTATGATATCAATTACATTTTTgatgtctttgtatattgtgacatcagagaCATCATGGATAGGGTTTggtatagggttaggggatagggttacggttagggttaggtttagggtatAGGTGTTAGGATTTaaggttatggttagggttagcgttagggttaagtttagtgttagggttactgTGAAATCAGTGACTTATTTTGTCTGTGACTATGTTGAAAGCAGTgacatctatgtcgtctgtgtctattgttacaccagTGATATCGATGACGTCCGtcactattgtgacatcagtgtcaccTGTAATGTCTTTGACTATGGTGATATCACTGACATTTGTGACAATGTTGGCATCTTTGGCGATGGTGACATCAGTCACATTTGTGGCATTggtgactattttgacatctgggtcatctatgtcttctctgactattgtgacatcagtcacatctgtgatgtctgtcaCTATTGTGACATTAGTGACAAGTATGACATCTTTGAATATTGTGACCTCAGTGacatctctgatgtctgtgatttctgtgattatttttacaTCAGTGATATTTGTTGTCTGTAACTATGTTGACATTAGTGACATCTATGTCATCTATGACTGTTTTGAAATTTGTgacgtctgtgactattgtgacatcagtgatataTGAGATGTtcgtgactattgtgacatcagtgaagTTATTAATGTCTGTGATATCTGTGAGTATTGTCACATAAGAGACATCTATGTTGTGTGTgatgattgtgacatcagtgacatctatgtcctctgtgactttgATACCAGTTACATCTGTGAAGTCATGTAAATTACAATAgtaatattgtgacatcagtgtcatctgtaacaTCTGTGgcaattgtgacatcagtgtaacATGTGATGTCTGTgatgattgtgacatcagtgacatatatgtcatctgtgacttttgtgacatcagtgtagtctgtgacatcagtgtagtctgtgacatcagtgacatctatgtcttctgtgactattttcaCATTAGGGATGTCTGTCACGCCTGTGACAATAGTCACATCAGTGACAATGGTGATTACTGTGCATCTGTGACAATTGTGACAGCAGCGGAATCTATGATGTCAGTCACTATTTtaacatcagtgtcatctgtaacaCCTGTGAGGATTGTGACATTAGTGTAAGCTGTGACATGAGTTGCagatgtgtcctctgtgacttatGTAACATCAGGTACATCTGTGAGGTCATGTACTATTGTGAATTCAGTGTTACCTGTGatatctgtgactattgtgacataagTGACGTCTGTAATGTCCGTCACAactttgacatcaatgtcatctGTAATGACTGCGATGATTGTGACATTTGTGTAATCTGTGACATCTAtgactactgtgacatcagtgaccattgtaatgtctgtggcagCTGTGACTACTGTGACGTAAGTgacatctatgttgtctgtgactattgcgacatcattgacatatatGTCCTCTATGCATTTCATCAGTTACATCTGTGAGGTCTtttactattgtgacatctgtcatctgtgtcgattgtgacatcagagacatctgtgatgtcacTGACAATTGTTACATCTCTGACATCTGTGATGattttgacatcagtgacatttgtgacatctgtgatgtctgtgacaatTTTGGCATCGGTGacctctgtgacatctgtgatgttagtgactattgtgacatcagtgacatttgtgatgTCTCTGATGATTGTGAAATTATGGAATTATTTGACGTTTTaactattgttacatcagtgatATCTGTCATGCCTGTGACAATCGTGACATCGATGACATCTGTGAAATCTGACATCtttgattattgtgacatcagtgatataTGTGATGTTTGTTTCATCTGTGAATGTTCTTACAACAGTGACATCCGTGacgcctgtgactattgtgacatcaatgacATTTTTGAAATCTGTGATTGTTTTGACATTAGTGAAATTTGTGACGTGTTTTatcattgtgacattattgacCTTTGaaatctgtgactattgtgacatcagtgacatttgtgatgtctgtggtatctgtgacTATAGTGACACAAGTGGAATCTATGTTGTCCGTAgctgttgtgacatcagtgtcatctatgtcctctgtgacATTTCTGACATCAGTTATATCCGTGAGATCTtttactattgtgacatcagtttcaTCTGTAACATCCATgatgattgtgacatcagtgcaacctgtgacatctgtgacgaTTGTggcatcagtgacatttgtggCGACTGTGGCATCTCTGACTACTGTGACATCGGTgacatctatgtcgtctgtgattattgtgacatcagtgatatcTCTGATGTCAGTgacgattgtgacatcagtgacatttgtgaagTCTGTGGCGATTTTGACATTAGTGAAATTTGTGACGTCTTTTACCATTGTTACATCAGTGGCATCAGTGGCATCAGTGAGTATTGTGGCAACATTGTCTTCTGTAAGatctgtgacatcagtgacatcagtGAGTATTGTGGCAACATTGTCTTCTGTAAGATCTGTGACAATTTTCACACTAGTGTAATCTGTTACATTTGTGACTATTGTGGAATCAGTGACGTGTATTagctgtggcat
This window contains:
- the LOC138732656 gene encoding cysteine-rich, acidic integral membrane protein-like, with the translated sequence MIDDDAVTTDTDDTDMIDDDAVTTDTDDWINDNAVTDDTDDWINDNAVTDDTDDWINDNAVTTDTDDWINDNAVTDDTDDWINDNATQMPQLIHVTDSTIVTNVTDYTSVKIVTDLTEDNVATILTDVTDVTDLTEDNVATILTDATDATDVTMVKDVTNFTNVKIATDFTNVTDVTIVTDIRDITDVTIITDDIDVTDVTVVRDATVATNVTDATIVTDVTGCTDVTIIMDVTDETDVTIVKDLTDITDVRNVTEDIDDTDVTTATDNIDSTCVTIVTDTTDITNVTDVTIVTDFKGQ